The Deltaproteobacteria bacterium genome segment CGGGTGTATCACGCGGAGGAAGGGCGCGGCGAGGGCTTCGGCGGCAACGCCGGCGAGGCTCTCGCCGCCCTGCGCTTACGGGCGGCCCACGCGGCGGAGCGCTTGCCGCTCCCGCTGATCGCGTTCGTCACGCTCGGGCTGGTCATCGTCTTCCTCGTGGTCATCGTGCAGGTGTCGTTCCAGGTGCAGGACGACGCCGGCACCTTCTACGGCATCGAGAACTTCCGGGAACTCTACACCGACCCCTTCACGGCCAAGGCGTTTCTCAACACGGCGGTGTTCGCGGCGGTGGCGCTGGTGGTGGCGTTCGCCTTCGCGATCCCCATCGCCTGGCTGGCGGAACGGACCACACTGCCGGGAAGGGGGCTGATCTTTCCGCTCCTGACCGTGACCCTGCTGGTGCCCAGCTTTTTCACGGCCATGGGGTGGGTGATCCTGTTCCATCCGCGTATCGGCATTGCCAACAAGGCGCTGGTGGCTCTCCTGCCCATCGAACAGTCGCCCTTCAACGTCGTGAGCCTCGTGGGCATGGGCTGGGTGGAGGGGATCGCATTGGTGCCGCTGGCCTTCATCATGATCGCGGCATCGTTCCGGGCCATGGATCCGGCGCTGGAAGAGAGCGCGCGGGTCCACGGCATCTCGTTTCTCACGCGCTTGCGGCGCATCACCCTGCCGCTCCTGACGCCCGGAATCCTGGGGGCGGTGCTCTACGTGGCCGCCATTACCATCGCCGCCTTCGACATTCCCGCGATCATCGGCCTTTCCAACCGGATCCACACCTTCAGCACGTTCGTCTACACCACGGCGCTGCCGATAGAAGAGATCCCCAACTATGGACTCATCGGTGCCTCCAGCGCCGTCATGCTCGCCATCGGCCTGCTGCTCACGTGGCGGTACATGATCGTCATCGGCGAATCGCATCGGTACGCGGTCGTACGGGGCAAGGATTACCGGGCGAATCCGGTGGACCTGGGCGGCTGGGCCGTGCTGGGCTGGGCCATCGTTGCCGCCGTGATCGTGTTCAACGTCTTGTTGCCGCTCTTGGCGCTCACC includes the following:
- a CDS encoding iron ABC transporter permease, with product MYHAEEGRGEGFGGNAGEALAALRLRAAHAAERLPLPLIAFVTLGLVIVFLVVIVQVSFQVQDDAGTFYGIENFRELYTDPFTAKAFLNTAVFAAVALVVAFAFAIPIAWLAERTTLPGRGLIFPLLTVTLLVPSFFTAMGWVILFHPRIGIANKALVALLPIEQSPFNVVSLVGMGWVEGIALVPLAFIMIAASFRAMDPALEESARVHGISFLTRLRRITLPLLTPGILGAVLYVAAITIAAFDIPAIIGLSNRIHTFSTFVYTTALPIEEIPNYGLIGASSAVMLAIGLLLTWRYMIVIGESHRYAVVRGKDYRANPVDLGGWAVLGWAIVAAVIVFNVLLPLLALTWVSLIPFLQLPSAAAFKTMSLDNFRAVPWSNLMTGLRNSVILLLTVPTLSLVAGMAISWLVIRSNWRIARTLDVLAFLPHVIPNLIFAVGAFLLAIVWFPAEWGLFERGIGIIILVYVVTRISFATRMLNSGLVQIHEELDEAGYVAGLGPMGVLRKILIPLLSPTLLYSWLWMALLAFRELTMAAFLASRDNLTLPVIIWSMWSAGRLNQAAATALVFVALMTPLIVLYYVFGRRHIG